One part of the Treponema peruense genome encodes these proteins:
- the rplR gene encoding 50S ribosomal protein L18, with amino-acid sequence MFKKLSDKNRKRLHRKIHIRKSIYGTAERPRLTVFKSGRNLYAQVINDDEGRTLAAISTLEKDFIALKANVESAKKLGEALGARLKEKNINTVVFDRNGYLYHGVVKALADATRSAGIVF; translated from the coding sequence ATGTTCAAGAAACTTAGTGATAAAAACAGAAAGCGCCTGCACAGAAAGATTCACATTCGTAAGTCAATTTACGGTACTGCGGAACGTCCCCGCTTGACAGTGTTCAAGAGTGGTCGCAATCTTTATGCACAGGTAATCAACGATGATGAGGGCAGAACTCTTGCTGCCATCTCAACTCTGGAAAAGGATTTTATTGCACTTAAAGCCAATGTTGAAAGTGCAAAAAAACTTGGAGAAGCTTTGGGTGCACGCCTTAAGGAAAAGAACATCAATACAGTTGTGTTCGACCGTAACGGTTATCTTTATCATGGTGTTGTTAAGGCCCTTGCTGACGCTACCCGCAGTGCCGGGATTGTATTCTAG
- the rplF gene encoding 50S ribosomal protein L6, with protein sequence MASKIGKLPVTIPAGVTVTVAPNLVTVKGPKGELKQDVNGLVNVEVKGTEVIVTPADGSKAASAAHGLYRNLIHNMVTGVSAGFSKTLVITGVGYRAEIQGKTIVMNLGYSSDFVAMIPEGLTVTVDQNGKLTISGIDKQKVGEFSAQIRKLRKPEPYKGKGIRYETEVIRRKVGKTGVK encoded by the coding sequence ATGGCATCTAAGATTGGTAAGCTTCCTGTAACTATTCCTGCAGGTGTAACCGTTACTGTAGCTCCTAACCTTGTGACTGTAAAAGGTCCTAAGGGCGAGCTTAAGCAGGATGTAAACGGATTGGTTAATGTTGAAGTTAAGGGAACAGAAGTTATCGTAACTCCGGCTGACGGTTCTAAAGCTGCCAGCGCTGCACACGGACTTTACCGCAACCTTATTCACAATATGGTTACTGGTGTTTCAGCCGGTTTCTCTAAGACTCTTGTTATCACTGGTGTTGGTTACCGTGCTGAAATCCAGGGCAAGACAATCGTTATGAACTTAGGATATTCATCTGATTTCGTAGCAATGATTCCAGAGGGACTTACAGTAACTGTAGATCAGAATGGAAAACTCACAATCTCTGGTATTGACAAACAGAAGGTTGGCGAGTTCAGTGCACAGATTCGTAAATTACGTAAGCCTGAACCTTATAAGGGAAAGGGAATACGTTACGAAACCGAAGTTATCAGACGCAAAGTCGGTAAGACTGGTGTAAAATAA
- the rpsH gene encoding 30S ribosomal protein S8, with protein sequence MAASDPIADMLAKVQNAAKVGHEKVDVPTSKMKLEIVKILKTEGFIKNFKKVQDDNGHSIIRIFLKYDDANKSVIHGMKKISTPGRRVYSGYKELPRVYNGYGTLIVSTSIGVTTGKKASEKLVGGELICNVW encoded by the coding sequence ATGGCAGCTTCAGACCCAATAGCAGATATGCTCGCAAAAGTCCAGAATGCGGCGAAAGTCGGTCACGAGAAGGTAGATGTTCCTACCTCTAAGATGAAACTGGAAATTGTAAAGATACTTAAGACTGAAGGTTTTATTAAAAACTTCAAGAAAGTTCAGGACGACAACGGACACAGCATTATTCGTATTTTCCTTAAGTACGATGATGCAAACAAGTCAGTTATCCATGGTATGAAGAAAATTTCTACACCTGGTCGTCGTGTTTATTCAGGTTACAAGGAATTACCGCGCGTTTACAACGGATACGGTACATTAATTGTTTCAACTTCAATCGGTGTTACAACTGGCAAAAAGGCCTCTGAAAAGTTGGTCGGCGGCGAGTTGATCTGCAACGTATGGTAA
- a CDS encoding type Z 30S ribosomal protein S14 has product MAKKSMIIKANRTPKYSTRKYNRCHICGRPHGYLRKFKICRICFRKLASEGLLPGVTKSSW; this is encoded by the coding sequence ATGGCTAAGAAATCAATGATTATCAAGGCGAACCGCACTCCTAAGTACAGCACACGTAAGTACAACAGGTGTCATATTTGTGGTCGTCCTCATGGATATTTGCGGAAGTTTAAGATTTGTCGTATCTGTTTCCGCAAATTAGCTAGTGAAGGCCTTTTACCAGGCGTCACAAAATCATCTTGGTAG
- the rplE gene encoding 50S ribosomal protein L5 has translation MENYVPRLKKVYKEKIAPELFKELGYTSTMQIPAIKKVVVSMGVGEALTNKKLLDAAVTDLTQITGQKAVKTRAKKSIANFKLREGNEVGAMVTLRGNIMYEFLDRLINVALPRVKDFRGIKATGFDGHGNFSLGITEQIIFPEIDFDKIVKIAGMNISIVTSARTDSDARALLTKFGMPFRK, from the coding sequence ATGGAAAATTACGTACCACGGCTTAAGAAAGTCTATAAGGAAAAAATCGCTCCGGAGCTCTTTAAGGAGCTTGGATACACATCCACTATGCAGATTCCGGCAATCAAAAAGGTTGTCGTAAGCATGGGTGTCGGCGAAGCTCTCACGAATAAGAAACTTCTTGATGCTGCAGTTACAGATCTCACTCAGATTACCGGCCAGAAAGCTGTTAAAACAAGAGCTAAGAAAAGTATTGCAAACTTCAAACTTCGTGAAGGCAATGAGGTTGGAGCAATGGTGACACTTCGTGGAAATATCATGTATGAATTCCTCGATCGTCTCATCAATGTTGCACTTCCTCGTGTTAAGGATTTCCGCGGAATCAAGGCAACAGGCTTTGATGGACACGGAAATTTCTCTCTTGGTATAACAGAACAGATTATCTTCCCGGAAATCGACTTCGACAAGATTGTTAAGATTGCAGGTATGAATATCAGCATCGTTACCAGTGCCCGCACTGACAGTGATGCCCGCGCTCTGTTGACTAAGTTTGGAATGCCGTTTAGGAAATAA
- the rplX gene encoding 50S ribosomal protein L24 has translation MQHKYKIHKDDNVEIIAGKDKGKRGTIVRVFEKHNKACVIVGGCNLVKKAMKRRSQQDAGGIVEIEAPLDISNVALVCKKCGRPVRAGYKLDGDKKTRVCRKCGEAL, from the coding sequence ATGCAGCATAAGTATAAGATCCATAAGGATGACAATGTAGAAATCATTGCTGGAAAGGACAAAGGTAAGCGCGGAACGATAGTTCGTGTTTTTGAAAAGCACAATAAAGCATGTGTTATCGTTGGCGGATGCAACTTGGTCAAGAAGGCGATGAAGAGAAGATCACAGCAGGATGCCGGTGGAATCGTTGAGATTGAGGCTCCTCTTGATATATCGAACGTAGCGCTCGTATGTAAAAAATGCGGACGCCCTGTTAGAGCAGGATATAAACTTGATGGCGACAAGAAAACTCGTGTTTGCCGCAAGTGTGGAGAAGCACTGTAA
- the rplN gene encoding 50S ribosomal protein L14, with translation MLQMQSNLVVADNSGAKLVQCIKVLGGSHRRYAGIGDIVVVAVKEAIPTSTIKEGTVQKAVIVRVSKEYRRPDGTYIRFDDNACVIIDADKNPKGKRIFGPVARELRDMDFMKIVSLAPEVL, from the coding sequence ATGCTTCAGATGCAATCAAATTTGGTTGTTGCCGATAACTCCGGTGCCAAGCTGGTTCAGTGCATTAAGGTTTTGGGTGGTTCACACCGCCGTTATGCAGGTATTGGTGACATTGTTGTGGTAGCTGTTAAGGAAGCGATTCCGACATCTACAATTAAGGAAGGTACTGTACAGAAGGCTGTAATCGTTCGTGTATCGAAAGAATACCGCCGCCCTGATGGAACTTACATTCGCTTTGATGATAATGCTTGTGTTATCATCGATGCTGACAAGAATCCGAAGGGAAAACGTATTTTTGGACCTGTAGCCCGTGAGCTTCGTGATATGGACTTTATGAAGATCGTATCACTTGCTCCTGAAGTTCTGTAA
- the rpsQ gene encoding 30S ribosomal protein S17: MEEQNVQKKSVKRSFVGIVTSDKMDKTIVVSIDTKKMDRLYKKYVTRTKKCKAHDEKNEAHEGDTVRIVECSPISKDKCWRLDAIIEKAK, encoded by the coding sequence GTGGAAGAACAGAATGTGCAGAAAAAGTCTGTAAAACGTTCATTCGTAGGTATCGTCACTAGCGACAAGATGGACAAGACTATCGTTGTTTCTATTGATACAAAGAAGATGGACCGTCTCTACAAGAAATATGTTACACGGACCAAGAAATGCAAGGCTCATGATGAAAAGAACGAAGCCCATGAGGGTGACACAGTTCGTATCGTTGAATGTAGCCCAATCAGCAAAGACAAGTGCTGGCGTCTTGATGCAATCATCGAGAAGGCCAAATAA
- the rpmC gene encoding 50S ribosomal protein L29 — protein sequence MADSKKKNYKDLSYSELVTKRNELKKSYMDLRFQAITGHVENPMQKRTIRREIARLNTLIHQQDLEKFRAAAAEAIAANN from the coding sequence ATGGCTGATTCAAAGAAAAAGAATTACAAGGATCTTTCTTATTCCGAACTTGTAACAAAGCGGAATGAACTTAAGAAAAGCTACATGGACCTTCGCTTTCAGGCTATTACAGGACATGTAGAGAACCCAATGCAGAAGCGTACAATTCGCCGCGAGATTGCGCGTCTTAATACGCTTATTCACCAGCAGGATTTGGAGAAATTCAGAGCCGCAGCTGCTGAAGCTATTGCTGCAAATAACTAG
- the rplP gene encoding 50S ribosomal protein L16: MLSPKRVAHRKVQRGRPTGNATRDNFVDFGEVALVAMEPVWLSAKHIEAARVAINRCINRQGQLWTRIFPDKPVSKKPADTRMGKGKGAPEFWAAVIKPGMILFEVGGVDKKLAEKAMHLAASKLPIKTKVAFRPTVM, translated from the coding sequence ATGCTTAGTCCTAAAAGAGTTGCTCACCGCAAGGTTCAGCGCGGTCGTCCGACAGGAAACGCAACACGTGATAATTTTGTAGACTTTGGCGAAGTCGCTTTGGTTGCTATGGAGCCGGTTTGGCTTAGCGCAAAGCATATTGAAGCAGCTCGTGTTGCTATCAACCGCTGTATTAACCGTCAGGGCCAGTTGTGGACTCGTATTTTCCCTGATAAGCCGGTTTCAAAGAAGCCTGCTGACACCCGCATGGGAAAGGGAAAGGGAGCTCCGGAATTCTGGGCCGCAGTTATAAAACCAGGTATGATTTTGTTTGAAGTAGGTGGAGTAGACAAAAAACTCGCTGAAAAGGCTATGCACCTTGCTGCAAGCAAACTGCCAATCAAGACAAAAGTGGCATTCCGCCCGACTGTGATGTAA
- the rpsC gene encoding 30S ribosomal protein S3, whose translation MGQKVNPIGLRLGVNKTWQSRWYAGPREYADLFLEDVKIRKLVGLLPECKNADIAEIEIVRHPQRVTIVIHTARPGVIIGVKGATIEKISADIQKQLTKKVQIKIKEVKRAEINASLIAQNVGRQLAGRGSFRKALKQASANAMKAGAQGIKIRISGRLAGADMTRSEEHKEGRVPLHTLRADIDYGTFEALTTYGKIGIKVWVYNGMNYGREQNEDAGDIVKKPRRERSNGDRGRRNDSARAPKAEGGKVENA comes from the coding sequence GTGGGTCAGAAAGTTAATCCTATCGGTTTACGCCTTGGTGTAAACAAAACATGGCAGTCTCGTTGGTATGCAGGTCCCCGTGAATACGCGGATTTGTTTTTGGAAGATGTAAAAATCCGCAAGCTTGTCGGACTTCTTCCTGAATGCAAGAATGCTGATATTGCTGAAATTGAAATCGTACGTCACCCGCAGCGTGTTACAATTGTAATTCATACAGCACGCCCAGGTGTGATTATCGGTGTAAAGGGCGCTACAATCGAAAAGATAAGCGCAGATATCCAGAAGCAGTTGACAAAAAAGGTACAGATCAAGATTAAAGAAGTGAAACGTGCCGAAATCAACGCTTCTCTCATTGCACAGAATGTTGGTCGCCAGCTTGCAGGACGCGGTTCTTTCCGCAAGGCGCTCAAGCAGGCTTCTGCAAACGCAATGAAGGCCGGAGCTCAGGGTATTAAAATCCGTATTTCCGGACGTCTTGCAGGTGCAGATATGACTCGCTCTGAAGAGCATAAGGAAGGACGTGTTCCTCTTCATACTCTTCGTGCCGACATTGACTACGGTACATTCGAAGCTCTTACTACATACGGTAAGATTGGTATCAAGGTCTGGGTGTACAATGGAATGAACTACGGTCGCGAGCAGAACGAAGACGCAGGTGATATTGTAAAGAAGCCACGTCGCGAGCGCTCAAACGGTGATCGTGGACGCAGAAATGATTCTGCACGCGCCCCGAAAGCTGAGGGAGGAAAAGTAGAAAATGCTTAG
- the rplV gene encoding 50S ribosomal protein L22, whose product MAEKKGYVATTKFLIASPTKVRPVANVIKRKSCAEAMAILDVMPQKGAKLINGTLKSAVANALNKNKKLDEDMLYVKEIRIDEGPRLKRVWFRGRGRADQLLKRMCHITVVVDEKAGK is encoded by the coding sequence ATGGCTGAAAAGAAAGGTTATGTAGCCACAACTAAATTTCTTATTGCATCACCTACAAAGGTTCGTCCTGTAGCTAATGTGATCAAAAGAAAATCTTGTGCTGAAGCTATGGCTATCCTCGATGTCATGCCTCAGAAGGGTGCAAAGCTTATAAACGGTACTTTAAAGTCTGCTGTTGCAAATGCACTTAACAAAAACAAGAAGCTTGATGAAGATATGCTTTACGTTAAGGAAATCCGTATTGATGAAGGTCCAAGACTCAAGAGAGTTTGGTTCCGTGGTCGCGGACGTGCTGATCAGCTCCTGAAGCGCATGTGCCATATCACCGTTGTAGTTGACGAAAAGGCGGGAAAGTAA
- the rpsS gene encoding 30S ribosomal protein S19 — protein sequence MSRSVKKGPFVEKSLYKKVNEMNKSTAADKKIIKTYSRCSTIIPEMVGNTISVHNGKSWIPVYVTENLVGHKLGEFAATRTFKGHGGSDKSAGKK from the coding sequence GTGTCTAGATCAGTTAAGAAAGGACCTTTTGTTGAGAAGTCTCTCTACAAAAAGGTTAACGAAATGAACAAATCAACGGCAGCTGATAAGAAAATAATAAAAACTTATTCCCGCTGCTCTACAATCATCCCTGAAATGGTAGGAAATACAATTTCAGTGCATAACGGTAAGTCATGGATTCCTGTATATGTTACGGAAAACCTTGTCGGCCACAAGCTCGGCGAGTTCGCTGCAACACGTACATTCAAAGGACATGGCGGTTCAGATAAATCAGCTGGTAAGAAATAG
- the rplB gene encoding 50S ribosomal protein L2, with product MALKIYKPYSKGTRGRVDLVREELTADKPEKSLTSGRAAKAGRGAGGRISVRHQGGGHKRKYREIDFRRDKHGIPGTVKTIEYDPFRSADIALIAYADGEKRYIIAPKGLTVGQKIMSGENAAPTVGNALPLSAIPVGFTVHNIELTLGRGGQLVRSAGAGALVAAKEGEYVTIRLPSSELRRINGKCYATIGIVGNEDRMNTKLGKAGRNRWRGIRPTVRGMAMNPVDHPLGGGEGAGKGHNPVTPWGQPCRGYKTRNKRKTSDRFIISRRKK from the coding sequence ATGGCTCTTAAGATATATAAGCCTTATTCAAAAGGTACACGTGGCCGTGTTGACTTGGTACGTGAAGAACTGACAGCCGATAAACCCGAAAAAAGCCTGACTTCAGGTCGCGCTGCTAAAGCAGGACGTGGAGCTGGCGGACGTATTTCTGTACGTCACCAGGGTGGTGGTCATAAGAGAAAGTATCGTGAAATCGATTTCAGACGCGATAAGCACGGTATTCCTGGAACTGTCAAGACAATTGAGTACGATCCGTTCCGCAGTGCGGACATCGCTCTTATTGCCTATGCTGACGGTGAAAAGCGCTACATAATTGCTCCAAAGGGACTGACTGTTGGTCAGAAAATTATGTCTGGCGAAAATGCTGCTCCTACTGTAGGAAATGCACTTCCGCTTTCTGCAATTCCTGTTGGATTTACAGTTCATAACATTGAGCTTACACTTGGTCGTGGCGGACAGCTTGTTCGTTCTGCAGGTGCCGGTGCTCTTGTTGCTGCAAAAGAAGGTGAGTATGTAACTATTCGTCTTCCTTCCAGTGAACTTCGCCGTATTAACGGAAAGTGCTATGCAACAATCGGTATTGTAGGAAACGAAGATCGTATGAATACAAAGCTTGGAAAAGCTGGCCGCAACAGATGGCGCGGTATTCGTCCGACAGTTCGTGGTATGGCTATGAACCCTGTTGATCATCCGCTTGGTGGTGGAGAAGGCGCCGGTAAGGGACACAATCCTGTTACTCCTTGGGGACAGCCTTGTAGAGGTTATAAGACCCGTAACAAGAGAAAGACCTCTGATCGGTTCATTATTAGTCGCCGCAAGAAGTAG
- a CDS encoding 50S ribosomal protein L23, with protein MTFEDVLIEPILSEKATALRDQNKYTFKVASSATKIQIKEAVRKLFNVKVEDCTTVNVQGKMKRVRGRPGRTASYKKAIVKLAPGETIKVFEGA; from the coding sequence ATGACATTCGAAGATGTTCTTATTGAACCGATTCTTTCAGAGAAAGCAACAGCACTTCGCGACCAGAATAAGTATACATTCAAGGTTGCTTCTTCTGCGACAAAGATACAAATAAAAGAAGCTGTACGCAAACTTTTCAATGTAAAAGTTGAAGACTGCACAACAGTCAATGTACAGGGAAAAATGAAACGGGTTCGTGGAAGACCTGGAAGAACTGCCAGCTACAAGAAAGCTATCGTTAAACTTGCTCCTGGCGAAACAATTAAGGTGTTTGAAGGCGCTTGA
- the rplD gene encoding 50S ribosomal protein L4 yields MEKKVYSIDGKELRTINLDDKIFGLPVNEDVIYYAITNELANKRVGTACTKTRAEVHGSNAKPYKQKGTGNARRGDKKSPITVGGGIVFGPRPRDYSYAIPKKEKRLAMKTILSLQAQSDRLTVVEDFTVESGKTKDLVKILNNFTKGERTVILLKDDDKLIKQAGRNLPNVYFLSFNRLRAHDLFYGRKVIMLEGAAKNLSEFYAEDKEAK; encoded by the coding sequence ATGGAAAAGAAAGTCTATTCAATCGATGGTAAAGAACTCAGGACAATCAATCTTGATGATAAAATTTTCGGACTCCCAGTCAACGAAGATGTTATCTACTACGCCATCACTAACGAATTAGCAAATAAACGCGTTGGAACAGCATGCACAAAAACACGTGCCGAAGTTCATGGAAGCAATGCAAAGCCGTACAAACAGAAGGGAACTGGTAACGCCCGCCGTGGTGATAAAAAGTCTCCTATCACAGTAGGCGGTGGTATTGTCTTTGGACCAAGACCCCGTGATTACAGCTATGCAATTCCTAAGAAAGAAAAGCGTCTTGCAATGAAAACAATTCTTAGCCTTCAGGCTCAGAGCGACAGACTCACTGTTGTGGAAGATTTCACTGTAGAAAGCGGTAAGACAAAGGATCTTGTAAAAATTCTTAACAATTTTACTAAAGGTGAGCGCACTGTTATCCTTCTTAAGGATGATGACAAGCTTATCAAACAGGCTGGAAGAAACCTTCCGAATGTTTATTTCCTTTCTTTCAATCGTCTTCGTGCACATGACCTTTTCTATGGAAGAAAAGTAATTATGCTTGAAGGTGCTGCAAAGAATCTTTCAGAATTCTATGCCGAAGATAAGGAGGCAAAATAA
- the rplC gene encoding 50S ribosomal protein L3 → MKGLIAKKVGMTQVFDENGNLTPVTVIRVEPNTVVATKTEEKCGYNAIVLGLEDLKANKASKPYAKQFPEDITPKRHLKEFRDFEGDVKVGDQIGVEMFEKIRFIDVTATSKGKGFQGVMKRWGFHGGRATHGSKFHREAGGTGCSTTPGHTLKNIKMPGHMGFERVTVQNLKVVKVDPELKVLMVRGAVPGNKDCTLIVKAAVKK, encoded by the coding sequence ATGAAAGGTCTGATAGCAAAAAAAGTAGGAATGACACAAGTTTTCGACGAAAACGGTAATCTGACACCAGTAACCGTGATCCGCGTCGAGCCTAACACTGTTGTTGCTACAAAGACAGAGGAAAAGTGCGGCTACAACGCTATTGTTCTTGGTCTTGAAGATCTCAAGGCAAACAAGGCAAGCAAGCCTTATGCAAAGCAGTTTCCTGAGGACATTACACCAAAACGTCATCTTAAAGAATTTCGCGATTTTGAAGGCGATGTAAAAGTTGGCGACCAGATTGGTGTCGAAATGTTTGAGAAAATTCGTTTCATCGATGTGACCGCTACCTCTAAGGGTAAGGGATTCCAGGGTGTAATGAAGAGATGGGGTTTCCATGGTGGACGTGCAACACACGGTTCTAAGTTCCATCGTGAGGCCGGTGGTACTGGATGCAGTACAACTCCTGGACACACACTTAAGAATATTAAGATGCCTGGTCACATGGGTTTTGAGCGTGTAACAGTACAGAATCTCAAGGTTGTAAAAGTAGACCCTGAGCTTAAAGTTTTGATGGTTCGTGGAGCAGTTCCTGGGAACAAAGATTGCACACTTATCGTTAAGGCTGCAGTCAAGAAATAA
- the rpsJ gene encoding 30S ribosomal protein S10, protein MANDKIRVRLRAFDVALIDQSAKDIVQQVQKAGAKVSGPIPLPTRINKVTVLRSPFVNKKSREQFEMRTHKRLIDIFEPSSEVMDSLMKLELPAGVDVEIKQ, encoded by the coding sequence ATGGCAAACGATAAGATTCGTGTAAGACTTCGTGCTTTTGACGTAGCTCTTATCGATCAGAGTGCAAAAGATATCGTACAGCAGGTTCAGAAGGCTGGAGCAAAGGTTTCAGGACCAATCCCCCTTCCAACAAGAATTAATAAGGTTACAGTTCTTCGTTCACCTTTTGTTAACAAGAAGTCACGTGAACAGTTTGAGATGCGTACACACAAACGCCTTATTGACATATTCGAGCCCAGTTCTGAAGTGATGGATTCACTTATGAAGCTTGAGCTTCCTGCCGGTGTTGATGTAGAGATTAAACAGTAA
- the tuf gene encoding elongation factor Tu — translation MAKEEFNRTKPHMNVGTIGHVDHGKTTLSAAITAYCAKKYGDKLLKYDEIDNAPEEKARGITINSRHLEYQSDKRHYAHIDCPGHADYIKNMITGAAQMDGAILVVSAPDSVMPQTKEHLLLARQVGVPKIIVFLNKVDLVDDPDLLELVVEEVKDTLQGYGFSADTPIIQGSAFKALNESDNPENTKCIEELLKAMDTWFDDPVRDDEKPFLMPIEDIFTITGRGTVVTGRIERGVVHMGDAVEIVGIRPTQASTVTGIEMFNKTLNEGMAGDNAGILLRGVEKKDVIRGQVLAAPGSIHPHTKFEAQIYVLSKEEGGRHSPFFTGYRPQFYFRTTDITGTVELEPGTDMVKPGDNVKIIGELIHPIAMDEGLKLAIREGGRTIASGQVTKIIE, via the coding sequence ATGGCAAAGGAAGAGTTCAACAGAACCAAACCTCACATGAACGTTGGAACCATCGGTCACGTTGACCATGGTAAGACCACATTGTCTGCAGCTATCACTGCTTACTGCGCAAAGAAGTATGGTGATAAGCTTCTGAAGTACGATGAAATCGACAATGCACCTGAGGAAAAGGCTCGTGGTATTACTATCAACAGCCGTCACCTTGAGTATCAGTCAGACAAGCGTCACTATGCACATATTGACTGCCCGGGACATGCTGACTACATCAAGAACATGATTACTGGTGCTGCACAGATGGATGGAGCTATTCTCGTAGTTTCTGCTCCTGATTCTGTTATGCCTCAGACTAAGGAACACCTTCTTCTTGCACGCCAGGTTGGCGTTCCCAAGATTATTGTATTCCTTAACAAGGTTGACCTCGTAGACGATCCAGATCTTCTTGAACTCGTTGTTGAAGAAGTAAAGGACACTCTTCAGGGTTACGGATTCTCTGCTGATACACCAATCATCCAGGGATCTGCATTCAAAGCTCTTAACGAGTCTGACAATCCTGAGAACACAAAGTGTATCGAAGAGCTTCTTAAAGCTATGGATACATGGTTTGATGATCCTGTTCGCGACGATGAAAAGCCGTTCCTTATGCCTATTGAAGACATCTTCACAATCACAGGACGTGGAACTGTTGTTACTGGTCGTATCGAGCGCGGTGTTGTTCACATGGGTGACGCTGTTGAAATCGTTGGTATCCGCCCGACACAGGCTTCTACTGTAACTGGTATCGAAATGTTCAACAAGACACTTAACGAAGGTATGGCTGGAGACAACGCTGGTATTCTTCTTCGTGGTGTTGAAAAGAAAGATGTTATTCGCGGACAGGTTCTCGCTGCTCCCGGAAGCATTCACCCGCACACAAAGTTCGAAGCTCAGATCTACGTTCTTTCAAAGGAAGAAGGTGGACGCCACAGCCCGTTCTTTACAGGTTACCGCCCACAGTTCTACTTCCGCACTACAGATATCACTGGTACTGTAGAACTCGAACCAGGAACAGACATGGTAAAACCTGGTGACAACGTAAAGATCATTGGTGAGCTTATTCACCCGATTGCTATGGATGAGGGACTTAAGCTTGCTATCCGTGAGGGTGGACGCACAATCGCCTCTGGTCAGGTTACAAAGATTATTGAGTAG
- the rpsG gene encoding 30S ribosomal protein S7, which yields MGRHKKSVNRPVMPDERYNSVVISKFVTRMMLDGKKQTCQKIIYDAFDKLKAKTDKDPLEVFLKALENVKPMVEVKSRRVGGATYQVPIEIRDSRREALAMRWMITAARSRSGHGMAETLAAELFDAFNNTGSAYKKKEDTHKMAEANKAFAHYRW from the coding sequence ATGGGAAGACATAAGAAATCAGTTAACCGCCCGGTTATGCCAGACGAAAGATACAACAGTGTTGTTATCTCTAAGTTCGTTACCCGCATGATGCTTGACGGAAAGAAACAGACTTGCCAGAAGATTATATATGATGCTTTTGACAAACTTAAGGCAAAGACAGACAAGGATCCTCTTGAAGTATTCCTGAAGGCCCTTGAGAATGTAAAGCCGATGGTAGAAGTAAAGAGCCGCCGTGTTGGTGGAGCTACATATCAGGTACCTATCGAAATTCGCGATAGCCGCCGTGAAGCTCTTGCAATGCGCTGGATGATCACTGCAGCACGCTCACGTTCTGGACACGGAATGGCAGAGACTCTTGCAGCTGAACTTTTTGATGCATTCAACAACACTGGTTCTGCTTACAAGAAGAAGGAAGATACACACAAGATGGCAGAAGCAAACAAGGCTTTTGCACACTACCGCTGGTAG
- the rpsL gene encoding 30S ribosomal protein S12 — MPTINQLIRKGRQTSANRTKAPALESCPQKRGVCTRVMTQTPKKPNSALRKIARVRLSNGIEVTAYIPGIGHNLQEHSVVLVRGGRVKDLPGVRYHIIRGTKDTLGVDGRKRARSKYGAKKPKA, encoded by the coding sequence ATGCCTACAATTAATCAATTGATTCGTAAGGGTCGTCAGACGTCAGCAAACAGAACTAAAGCTCCCGCGCTTGAGTCCTGTCCGCAGAAACGTGGAGTATGTACTCGCGTTATGACTCAGACACCGAAAAAACCGAACTCGGCTCTTCGTAAGATTGCCCGTGTTCGCTTGAGTAATGGTATTGAAGTTACTGCGTATATTCCTGGAATTGGACACAACCTCCAGGAGCACTCTGTTGTGCTTGTACGTGGTGGACGTGTAAAGGATCTTCCTGGTGTTCGCTATCACATTATTCGCGGAACAAAGGATACTCTTGGTGTTGACGGACGCAAGCGTGCCCGCTCAAAGTATGGTGCCAAGAAGCCTAAGGCATAA